ACTGACACTGTGATGTCTGGTATCATTTGCTTCAAgacattatattttttctttctttttagagcACCACACTATTGTAGGAAAAGAATTTAAGTAGTACTTAGAGAATATCCAATGATTAAGTTTTCCAAAAATCTATCTTAAGCTCATCAAGTAAAGAATGAGCCAAAGATGGGACATAGTTAACATAAATGTAAGTAAAAAAAATGACTGTGCAATAGAGAACAGTTCTCCACTGAAAACAGTATTTTAGGTAAGTgacaaaaatcaatacacagcAGTTCAATTACCACCAAAAACTATGCTGACTGTATaggaaatatatttatgaataagCATTTGGGCTTCTTATCTAccattttccaagcaaaaattcTTGGAAGGTGCACTACTGCCTTTTTTAAAGGTTCAACATGATACTGTAACAACTTGATAACTTTAATGATTTTCCAACCATTTATTAGCCTAGACAAAACagagcattatttatttttatttttggtgaaaaCAAGGAACAGCAGAGTAACagattaatttttccttttgaacaCACAGGAGAAGACTAAAGTACTATCTTTGTATAGTTTGACAGAACAATTCTACAAGTTAGGAACATAAGATGTCAAGTACAACAGTTATTACTAGACCAAGAAGTATCAAGACGACAAAGTTATGTTTTTCTGTTTGAGAATACTTTCACAAGACAGCAACAATCTGCACAATTTCAAAGATCACattcaaattatatttctaaGAATCGAGCTATATAAGAAGAGAGACCAGAACAAGCTGATATATTTGTGAGTAGTCACAAAAGTTTTCATACTGCACAGGAAACAAGCTTGATATTTTTGCACACATTCTCAATTACAAGCAAACAGCAGGCTGTAAATGTCAATTTTGCCAGCAAGCAAATACGGAGAAAAGAATTAATAGGACTTTACTCAAACAGTGAAATAAGGAGCATATACCATTAATTGTCCACATATGCTGGAATACAAAACATTCAGACTTATATTTGAGTACAAAAATCTACTGGTGAATTCAAGGAGTCAGGAAAAATTGGAGAGAAAACCTAACATCTGCAAGCATCATCTTAAAGCATCAAACGCTTTCATTCTCCCACCTCTCCTGGGAAAAACCACAGGCGTCTCTCCTTTTACTGCTGACCCTGCAGGAAACTCATTTGGTTTCCTGGGCTTTCAGTTTCTACAGCCTAGGACACCCTCCCCACGGCTCTGTACAGACATCCTATGGGGCAGACTTCACACACCCCCTTACTCCCAATGAGGGAGTCTCGGCAGCTCCCACAAGGAGACTGCAACCTGTTCCCTCATTTCCTAGGTCAGAAGCAGGGAAGGAAATGCAGAAGCTGTGGACTGAGAGCCAAGGCCAGGGTGGTAGGATGCAGGCCCATGggaattcagggaaaaaaaacagtACAGAAGACAGGAGTGCCCCTCAAAAAGCTGCCTTGGTTATTTCTAAGTGGGCCACTTCAAAAAATTTCCAAGCTTAAAAAGGTGGAGTGAAACTAAGTTTTTATTACCTTGGATCACAGCCTGCTCTGGGTCTGTCATGCAGCCCTTCTGTGATCTCCCCTCAGCTTCTCAAGCTAAGGCTCAAGAAAACACACAGGTTTTGGTAAATGGATAAGGGAAGAGTACAGGGCTGTCAAAGTGGGCCCCAAAGAACAATGTCCATAAGCAGGCAATTCACCCTACAGAGTTCCCTTTGAAATGTTTCGACTTTACTCAAGGAAGTGGGGTGGATACATGAGGGCAGAAGAGAGCAGTAAGAAAGCTGGAGTCCAATGCACAGTATTTTTCTCCTGGACACAATCAAAGGGAAAGCAAAGTAAACAAAAAGCCTACTTTGCCAGTtttgttttctcagctgtaactgtttatgaggaggaggaagagaaaaggaggaaagcaggaaagtgaaagagagaaagatatgTAACAGGCCCCACAGACCAGAAATACCTCTTCCTTGGTGGCCCCATCCTGGCAACTTTGTCATGTTTAGAATGGGCGCAGAAGGGGACACCTAGATTAATGGTGGTTTGTTGGCTAGAGCTCAAAAAGGCTAACTGCTGGAAAGGGCCTCCCACCAGCTTTGCTTTAGGCACTGTGATATTATGACTGCCCAACCTGCCTGACAGCCAAGCAGTTTCCAGGTAACCATTTGGCAAGCGGGGGGTGAGGGTCTGGCGGGGGATGGTTCCTGTGTGCTGCCCAGGAGCTTAAGTCTCCAGATAGTTCCTAAAGAGGCAGGGAATGGTGCCTGTGCAAATCTCATCCAGAAGGCTGAGAGCAGGTTTGGGTGGGTATCACAGGGCTTCATACTCACCACCACCTGGTCACAATGCAGAGTGACCAAAGGCCTAAGATCAACATAACACAGAAACTTCTCATCTGTTACCTCATTCATGCCTAGTAACCACCCACCCGTCAGCTGCTTATTCTGCAAAAATAATCAGCAGGGTAGATGGCACGGACCCAAGAAGACAGTTGAAAACCAGTTACTGGTGGCCTGGACTGTTCAGTTTAGGTGTTGGCTGGCATCATCTCTATCAGCTTCATCTTGCAGCAGTGAAACAAAGATTTGGCCACAGAGTACATGGGTATCAGGAGGACAGTCAGCACAAAGTATGACGCCCAGCTAAGTAGCTGCAACAGTATATCAAGCTTTTTCGTGGTAGACAACCACTTTAAAAACTGGGAGAAGGCTATAGTCAGACAGGGCCCAGAGCATGCAAAAGAAGGCAGTGGGTATCTACAGTATTATGTGCTTGGCATAGAAGCAGTGGAAGGCCATGCACTTGGAACAGTGGAACAGGATGCAGAAGAGCAGGAAGGCGCAGAGGAAGGAGAGCATTGGCATATAAGCAACTATCTTGCCACTGAGTTTTGAGAATTTAGAAGGATCAAAGGACAAAATAATCCAGTGTGAAGATAAAGTACAGGGACGACAGCATGCTGTTGGCTAAGCATGGGTCTGAGAGGAGGTGGGTGGTAGGGGAACTTGTGCAGGAGCTTCTCATACAGGGCAGGTTAGCCGGACTGGAATCTGAAGGTCCTGGAGCTCTCCACTGGCTGCCTTGCTGGGTCTCGAAATCCTCTGCGGGGCCCATCACCCATTAGGTAGTATTGGAGGGGATTGGGCCACAGTTCTGCTTTGATAATCTCAGCAATCCTGTCGAATTCTAAAAGGCTGTGGTCTGAGAACCAGTTGAAGAAACTGGGAATAGTGTTGCCTTCCCGGTTCCTGTGGATATGGGACTGAGGGTCTTGGCCCCTGTGCCAGCGGATTGGAGTGGAAAGAGACACCACCCGGCCAGAGGATCTGCGCTCATACTCCTTGACAAGCCCCTCGTTTCGGAAGTAGGGGTTGCTCTGAAAGATGAACTTGAATTTGCAGCCTGCTCTGGGGTGTTTAAGCTCCTCCACTTCCAAATTGATCATGTACCTCATCATGTCTTCATCTTGGCCACTGATCATAGGTGACAGCTGCGGGTGGTTGCGAAAGGCAGTGACCCAGAAACCTGGGATATTCTGGATAATGAAACTTCTGCGCTGCATATGGAGCCTCCGCATACGGCCAAACTTGCGCTCCAGCTGAAGGAAAGCTCTGTCAGCCTGGGCATTTACATTTGACAGTTCCTGATCGATGGCCTCCAGCGAATCCATGCAGTTATTGATCTTCGGGGCTCTGGCCCGGGTTTCCTCTTTCGCGCCTCCTAccacctttttttccttctgcatcACCTTCTttccctccaccacctcctctgttactccctccttctcccctgcCGCAGAAACAGCGCACTTTTTCGTTGTCATTTCCTTGGCCTTCGCTCTAGGCAACATCTGAGCCCCCAAGCTCCCTGCGCCACAGGCTTCTAGAGCCTTCTCGATTGCAGGGCTGCGCAGCTCTCTACGCTGACAGCCATTTTCCTGGCTATTGTCGGCTCCCACAGAGGTAGAGGCAGAGGCTGCTTCCAGGCCCTCCGTGGAAGCCGGAGCCTCTTTCTGGCCCGCTTTGGTCGCTACGCGGCCGCGACTCCCAGCAACTCGAATGCGGAGCGCAAGGCCACAGCCCGTGGGGTCCTGGGCTGCGCCTCCCTCTGCGGCAGTCTCCAAGCCGCCCTCACCTGTGTCCGCCATCACCGAGGTCGCCTCGGTTTCCTCGCTCTGACACTGCTTGAGGTCCGGATGTCCCGGGGCATGGTCGGGAGTAGCGGGGCCGCAGGTTTTAGCGACGGAGAGGCTGTCGCCCTCATCCAGGCCGCTCATTTTGGCAGAAGTCAGACCTGCAGGAGACCGTCCGC
The nucleotide sequence above comes from Bubalus bubalis isolate 160015118507 breed Murrah chromosome 10, NDDB_SH_1, whole genome shotgun sequence. Encoded proteins:
- the TSPYL4 gene encoding testis-specific Y-encoded-like protein 4; the protein is MSGLDEGDSLSVAKTCGPATPDHAPGHPDLKQCQSEETEATSVMADTGEGGLETAAEGGAAQDPTGCGLALRIRVAGSRGRVATKAGQKEAPASTEGLEAASASTSVGADNSQENGCQRRELRSPAIEKALEACGAGSLGAQMLPRAKAKEMTTKKCAVSAAGEKEGVTEEVVEGKKVMQKEKKVVGGAKEETRARAPKINNCMDSLEAIDQELSNVNAQADRAFLQLERKFGRMRRLHMQRRSFIIQNIPGFWVTAFRNHPQLSPMISGQDEDMMRYMINLEVEELKHPRAGCKFKFIFQSNPYFRNEGLVKEYERRSSGRVVSLSTPIRWHRGQDPQSHIHRNREGNTIPSFFNWFSDHSLLEFDRIAEIIKAELWPNPLQYYLMGDGPRRGFRDPARQPVESSRTFRFQSG